Proteins encoded in a region of the Procambarus clarkii isolate CNS0578487 chromosome 42, FALCON_Pclarkii_2.0, whole genome shotgun sequence genome:
- the LOC138373425 gene encoding endoglucanase-like: MINQAVTHTSGCEQPRPIAWLTTVTQSPLTTVTQSPLTTVSQSPLATVTQSPLTTVTQSPLTTVTQSPLTTVTQSPLATVTQSPLTTVTQSPLATVTQSPLTTVTQSPLTTVTQSPLTTVTQSPLTTVTQSPLTTVTQSPLTTVTQSPLATVTQSPLTTGHSLLSPL; encoded by the coding sequence atgatcaaccaggctgtgactcatacgtcaggctgcgagcagccgcgtccaatagcctggttgaccactGTGACACAGTCTCCTCTCACCACTGTGACACAGTCTCCTCTCACCACTGTGTCACAGTCTCCTCTCGCCACTGTGACACAGTCGCCTCTCACCACTGTGACACAGTCACCTCTCACCACTGTGACACAGTCTCCTCTCACCACTGTGACACAGTCTCCTCTCGCCACTGTGACACAGTCTCCTCTCACCACTGTGACACAGTCTCCTCTCGCCACTGTGACACAGTCGCCTCTCACCACTGTGACACAGTCGCCTCTCACCACTGTGACACAGTCGCCTCTCACCACTGTGACACAGTCTCCTCTCACCACTGTGACACAGTCGCCTCTCACCACTGTGACACAGTCGCCCCTCACCACTGTGACACAGTCTCCTCTCGCCACTGTGACACAGTCGCCTCTCACCACTGGACACAGTCTCCTCTCACCACTGTGA